From Ammospiza caudacuta isolate bAmmCau1 chromosome 15, bAmmCau1.pri, whole genome shotgun sequence, a single genomic window includes:
- the FAM210B gene encoding protein FAM210B, mitochondrial: MYRLCRPSPVLSPLLSPLRLPRSPCPAWAALPPGPGPRRARTKDAAEPLKNAATDPSAENKKLNKSQQLKQVFKEYGAVGVSFHIGISLVSLGIFYLAVSSGVDMSAVLLKLGFSEASLQSRMAAGTSTFVLAYAVHKLFAPVRISITVVSVPLVVRACRKAGLFKPPASSP, from the exons ATGTACCGCCTGTGCCGGCCGTCCCCGGTGCTGTCGCCGCTGCTGTCGCCGCTCCGCCTGCCCCGCTCCCCCTGCCCCGCCTGGGCCGCGCtgccgccggggccgggcccgcgcCGCGCCCGCACCAAG gaTGCAGCTGAGCCCCTCAAAAATGCAGCCACTGATCCCAGTGCTGAAAACAAGAAACTCAACAAATCCCAGCAGCTGAAGCAAGTTTTTAAAGAGTATGGTGCTGTAGGGGTTTCCTTCCATATTGGAATTTCCTTAGTATCTCTGGGAATCTTCTACCTGGCTGTGTCAAG CGGCGTGGACATGAGCGCGGTGCTGCTGAAGCTGGGTTTCAGCGAGGCCTCTCTGCAGTCCCGGATGGCAGCTGGCACCAGCACCTTCGTGCTGGCCTATGCTGTGCACAAGCTCTTCGCCCCCGTGCGCATCAGCATCACCGTGGTGTCCGTGCCCCTCGTGGTGCGCGCCTGCCGCAAGGCCGGCCTCTTCAAACCCCCTGCCTCGAGCCCCTGA